Part of the Streptomyces sp. NBC_00457 genome, TCCGTCGCGTCGTCGAGCAGGATCCAGTCGAGAACCAGGTCGAAGGGGCGGGCCAGCACCTGGTAGAAGCCCATGTCGACGAACTTCAGGATGGTGAGCAGACCCAGGAACACGCCGGAGACCACCGCCATGATCCGCCGGGGCCTGGGCGGCAGCGCCAGCAGCAGTCCGGCGAGCAGGACGCCCTCGGCGGGGATACGCAGGAACGCGCTGGGGTTGAGGCGTTCGATCCGGTTGGGCATGAGGAGGGCGAAGAGGACGAGGACACCGGCCAGAACGGTGGTGCCCACGGTCACGCCATGGGCCGTACGGGGGTACTTCCGGCGCCAGCCGAACCAGCCGGCTTTCCCCTCAGCAGGGGCGTCCGTCGTATCCGTCGTATCAGAGGGGGCGTCTGTCGTCCCGGTCTCAGCCGTCCCGTCTTCGGCGTCCGGCAGCTGACGAGAACGAGTGACGTGCTGAGACACAAAGGTCCTTCCGTGCGAAACCACATGGTGCGGCGGACCGGATCCGATCGAAACCCGTTCCGCCACCATCAATACGGTCGCACGTCACCTGCTGTTCAAGCGAGCAATCCACGGAATCACAGATTCCGCGCCCACCGGATCACCGGTCCACCGCCACCGCCACCTCCCGCGCCCACCGGTAGTCCGCCTTGCCGCTCGGCGACCGCCGGATCGCATCCGTGAGCACCAGCTGGCGAGGGATCTTGTAGCCGGCCAGCTGGGAACGGCAGTGCGTCTGGATGTCGTCGAGGGACGGCGCGCGCGCACCCTCGCGCAACTGCACCACCGCCGCGACGTGATGACCCCACTTCGCGTCCGGCACCCCGGCGACCAGTGCGTCGTACACATCCGGATGGGACTTGAGCGCCTGCTCGACCTCCTCCGGGTACACCTTCTCGCCCCCGGTGTTGATGCACTGCGAGCCGCGGCCGAGGACCGTGACGACGCCCTCCTGGTCGACGGTGGCCATGTCGCCGAGCAGTACCCATCGCTCGCCGTCCTTCTCGAAGAAGGTCTCGGCGGTTTTCGCCGGGTCGTTGTAGTAGCCGAGCGGGACGTGCCCGCACTGGGCGACGCGGCCGACCTCGCCGACGGCGACCGGCTCATGAGTGGCCGGATCGACCACCTGCGTACGGGAGTTGACACGGATGCGGAAGCCGCGTTCGGGGCCGGAGTCCTCCGTCGCCGTGCCGTTGAAGCCGGATTCGGAGGAGCCGAAGTTGTTGAGCAGCATCACATTCGGGACGAGCGCCTGGAACTGCCGCCGCACCGTGTCCGACATGATCGCTCCCGACGACGACACGTTGAACATCGACGAGCAGTCGGTGCCCTTCATGGGGCCGTTCAGGGCGTCGATCAGTGGTCGCAGCATCGCGTCGCCGACCAGCGACACGCTGGTGACCTTCTCCCGCTCGATGGTGCGCAGCACCTCCTCGGGTGCGAACTTGCGGTGCAGTACGACTCGTTGGCCGAAGTGGAAGCCGACGAACGCCGTCAGCGTGGACGTGCCGTGCATGAGCGGGGGAGTGGGGAAGAAGGTGATCCCGTCGCCGCCCGCCGCGACCCGTTCGGCCAGCTCCTCCGGCTTCTTGACCGGCTCACCGGTCGGGGCGCCGCCGCCGAGCCCGGAGAAGAACAGGTCCTCCTGGCGCCACATCACGCCTTTGGGCATCCCGGTCGTACCGCCGGTGTAGATGATGAACTGGTCGTCGCCCGACCGCTTGGCGAACCCGCGCTCCGCGGATCCGGCGGCCTCGACCTCGCCGAAGGGCACACCCAGCGTGCCCCCGGCACCCACCCGCACCAGATGCCGCACCTTCTCCGCCCGCGGCAGCGCAGCCGCCACCCGGTCGGCGAACTCGGCGTCGAAGACGAGAGCCACCAGATCGGCGTCGCGGTAGAGGTAGACCAACTCCTCTTCCACATACCGGTAGTTGACGTTGACCGGCACGATCCGCGCCTTGAGGCAGCCGAGTAGCGTCTGCAGGTACTCGACGCCGTTGTAGAGATGGAGCCCGAGGTGCTCGCCGGGACGTATCCCGCTGTCGAGCAGATGGTGCCCGATGCGATTGGCGGCCGCGTCCAACTGCGCATACGTCAGCCGACGCTCCGCCCCCGTGCCGGGCTGGTCGATGTACACCAGCGCCTCACGGTCCGGCACCACGTCGACGACCGACTCGAACAGGTCCGCAAGGTTGTACTCCACCGCTCCTCCTGCCCTCGCCCTCCACCGGCTGCCGGTCATCAGAGCAAAGGGCGGCACAACTGTGAAGGGTCCGCGCACAATAAATCTGACTGACTGTCAGAAAACTCTTGAAGTGCTTCCCCGCCTCCTGCAACCTGTTCTCGTTCTGTGAGAGGGGAGACGGTCGATGGGTGGGACGGAACACCTCGCCATCCGGCGGGAAGGCGCCACACTGGTGCTCACGCTCAACAGGCCCGAGGCCAAGAACGCGCTCTCGCTGCCGATGCTCGTCGGGCTGTACGACGGCTGGATCGCGGCCGACGAGGACGACGAGGTCCGCTCGATCGTGCTGACCGGCGCGGGCGGCGCGTTCTGCGCGGGCATGGATCTCAAGGCCCTGGCCGGGAAAGGCATGGAGGGGCAGCAGTACCGGGACCGGCTGAAGGCCGACCCCGACCTGCACTGGAAGGCGATGCTGCGGCATCACCGCCCCCGCAAACCGGTGATCGCCGCCGTGGAGGGCCACTGCGTCGCGGGCGGCACCGAGATCCTTCAGGGCACCGACATCCGGGTCGCGGGCGAGTCGGCGACCTTCGGGCTCTTCGAGGTCAAACGCGGGCTGTTCCCGATCGGCGGGTCGACGGTCCGGCTGCAACGCCAGATCCCGCGCACGCACGCCCTGGAGATGCTGCTCACCGGCCGGCCCTACAGCGCCCCGGAGGCCGCCGGTATCGGCCTGATCGGGCACGTCGTACCGGACGGCACGGCCCTCACCAAGGCCCTGGAGATCGCCGAACAGATCAACGCCTGCGGCCCGCTGGCCGTCGAGGCCGTCAAGGCGTCGGTGTACGAGACCGCCGAGATGACCGAGGCCGACGGGCTCGCCGCCGAACTCAAGCGCGGCTGGCCGATCTTCGACACCGCCGATGCGAGGGAGGGTGCCCGCGCTTTTGCGGAGAAACGCCCGCCGGTCTACAGGCGGGCGTAGACACCCCGCCGGAGGCCGGTTCACAGCTGCGGGTTCGCTGTGGCCGGTCGCGCCCGCGCGGCGGAGCCGCAAATGTCACAGCCCCGCGCCCCTTCGGGGCGCCCTCACAGACGTCGGCTTCCCAAGGAGGCAGCCCCCGATGCCCGAAGTTCTCAAGGCCCCGCTCACTCTTGAATTCCCCTTCACCCGCTCCCTCGGCCCCGTCCAGAGCGCCTTCCTCACCGGTCTGCGCGAACGCGTCGTCCTCGGCGTGCGGACGACCGACGGCCGCACCCTCGTCCCGCCCGTCGAGTACGACCCCGTCACCGCGGAGGAGATCCGCGACCTGGTCGAGGTCGCCCCCACCGGCACGGTCACCACTTGGGCCTGGAACCACGCCCCCCGCCGCGGCCAGCCCCTCGGCACGCCGTTCGCCTGGGCCCTCGTCCGCCTCGACGGTGCCGACACGGCCCTCCTGCACGCCCTCGACGTCCCTGGCCCCGACGCCGTGCACACCGGTATGCGCGTCCGGGTCCGCTGGGCCGAGGAACGTACCGGCGCCATCACGGACATCGCCTGCTTCGAGCCGTTCGACGGCCACGCCCCGGCCGAACTGGCGGGCTGTAGTGGTGAGTTCGAGGACATGGTCACCGGCATCGTCGCCCCCGCCCGCCTCGACTACACCTACTCACCCGGCCGTGCCCAGTCCGCCTACATCAAGGCCCTGTCCGAACACCGCAACGTCGGCGAGCGCTGCCCCAGCTGCCGCAAGGTGTACGTCCCGCCGAGGGGTGCGTGCCCCACATGTGGTGTGGCCACATTGGAACAGGTCGAGGTGGGTCCGCACGGCACAGTGACCACGTTCTGCATCGTCAACATCAAGGCCAAGAACCTCGACATCGAAGTGCCGTACGTCTATGGCCACATCGCCCTCGACGGCGCCGACCTCGCGCTGCACGGCCGGATCGGTGGCATCCCCTACGACCAGGTGCGCATGGGCCTGCGGGTGGAACCGGTGTGGACCGAAGGGTCCCGCTTCCCTGACCACTACCGGCCGACCGGCGAAGCCGACGCGGACTACGACACCTA contains:
- a CDS encoding acyl-CoA synthetase, coding for MEYNLADLFESVVDVVPDREALVYIDQPGTGAERRLTYAQLDAAANRIGHHLLDSGIRPGEHLGLHLYNGVEYLQTLLGCLKARIVPVNVNYRYVEEELVYLYRDADLVALVFDAEFADRVAAALPRAEKVRHLVRVGAGGTLGVPFGEVEAAGSAERGFAKRSGDDQFIIYTGGTTGMPKGVMWRQEDLFFSGLGGGAPTGEPVKKPEELAERVAAGGDGITFFPTPPLMHGTSTLTAFVGFHFGQRVVLHRKFAPEEVLRTIEREKVTSVSLVGDAMLRPLIDALNGPMKGTDCSSMFNVSSSGAIMSDTVRRQFQALVPNVMLLNNFGSSESGFNGTATEDSGPERGFRIRVNSRTQVVDPATHEPVAVGEVGRVAQCGHVPLGYYNDPAKTAETFFEKDGERWVLLGDMATVDQEGVVTVLGRGSQCINTGGEKVYPEEVEQALKSHPDVYDALVAGVPDAKWGHHVAAVVQLREGARAPSLDDIQTHCRSQLAGYKIPRQLVLTDAIRRSPSGKADYRWAREVAVAVDR
- a CDS encoding crotonase/enoyl-CoA hydratase family protein translates to MGGTEHLAIRREGATLVLTLNRPEAKNALSLPMLVGLYDGWIAADEDDEVRSIVLTGAGGAFCAGMDLKALAGKGMEGQQYRDRLKADPDLHWKAMLRHHRPRKPVIAAVEGHCVAGGTEILQGTDIRVAGESATFGLFEVKRGLFPIGGSTVRLQRQIPRTHALEMLLTGRPYSAPEAAGIGLIGHVVPDGTALTKALEIAEQINACGPLAVEAVKASVYETAEMTEADGLAAELKRGWPIFDTADAREGARAFAEKRPPVYRRA
- a CDS encoding Zn-ribbon domain-containing OB-fold protein, which encodes MPEVLKAPLTLEFPFTRSLGPVQSAFLTGLRERVVLGVRTTDGRTLVPPVEYDPVTAEEIRDLVEVAPTGTVTTWAWNHAPRRGQPLGTPFAWALVRLDGADTALLHALDVPGPDAVHTGMRVRVRWAEERTGAITDIACFEPFDGHAPAELAGCSGEFEDMVTGIVAPARLDYTYSPGRAQSAYIKALSEHRNVGERCPSCRKVYVPPRGACPTCGVATLEQVEVGPHGTVTTFCIVNIKAKNLDIEVPYVYGHIALDGADLALHGRIGGIPYDQVRMGLRVEPVWTEGSRFPDHYRPTGEADADYDTYRELL